In Rhizophagus irregularis chromosome 28, complete sequence, the genomic stretch atttaaagatagcacttgtttttatatatattcagttttttattagttttatatagCATTATttactactatttttttaagttaatagtagaaattttatattatactaatgctgataattataaaatagaatatagGAATATAAGAAAGTATTGaatttatatacaataaactctttattaatacatataCTATTTAAAAGCctcaaaataataatggattagaatttatttttaaatattacaataatatttaaaaaatttagattcaaaattatatataaaattgaaatatagtcatattatagaattttaagaaagtattaaattattcattaaaaaataattataaataaaggaaTTTAAATAAGATAACTTTAGCTTATATTGATATTGCTAATaagaaagtaaaatataaagctgatatttaattaataaatattgatttttttattatactcaAAAGGAACAGTACAAATAGCTCACAGGAACATTATGCTCCTAAACGGTTTAGCAAGAAAAATGTAAAGTATGATATAGATAATGTATAGATAATAATGTATAGataatgttatatatatttttttatataataaagtattatcgCTAGATcacgtaattttattaaggtgacgtataatatttatcaccTCAGGCAACGATCTttttaatacagtatataaaaacagaataacatttattaattatattgttactaatgaataataaaaataataaaatattaatttaataaaattaattaaatattaactagtTAAAATAGAGAGTATGATAATTAGATTATTCGGATCTTTATGATGCAATTGGGTATGATTCGGCAGTTGGATTATTCAGATCTTTTGGATTTCCTTCAAATCTTTTGGCAATTGGATATAATTCGGCAGTTGGATTATTCAGATCTTTTGGATTTCCTTCAGATCTTTCGGCAATTAGGTATGATTCGATAGTTGGATTATTCAGATCTTTTGGATTCCCTTCGGATCTTTCAGCAATTGGGTATGATTTGGCAGTTGGATTATTCAGATCTTTTGGATTCCCTTCGGATCTTTCGGCAATTGGATATGATTCAGCAGTTGGATTATTCAGATCTTTTAGATTCCCTTCAGATCTTTCGGCAATTGGGTATGATTCGGCAGCTGGATTATTCAGATCTTTTGAATTCCCTTCAGATCTTTTGGCAATTGGATATGATTCGGCAGCTGGATTATTCAGATCTTTTGGATTCCCTTCGAATCTTTCAGCAATTGGATATGATTCGGCAGCTGGATTATTCAGATCTTTTGGATTCCCTTCGAATCTTTCAGCAATTGGGTATGATGCAATTGGGTATGATTCAGCAATTGGATATCCAGAATGCGGTAAAGCATTTACCATGGAGAGGGCGACTAATAAAAGAATTCCAGAAAACTTCATGatgatttgtaataaaaaattagtttttctttacttataaatgtatatattttttactcaGAGCAAGCAAAATCACAGtctttttataagaaaagATAGTTTgactaatatattaattatttcctttttactttcgtcattcttaatttttttccttattgCTGTTTTTAAAAATGGTATATATCTTCGTACATTACGTGTGAAAGggtaaaaaagaataatttattttttggcgATCAAAAATCTATTTCATAAGTTTTTCggtataaacaataaaaagaaaaataaacatatGTTAGCTcctgaattaaaatctttgaGCATAGTGGGGTAAAGTACTTGTATATGAAGggagaatttaaaattttttattaggttcCTATTTGATTATAGTGTGATTATTAAGGACCTTAAAAgtaagagatttgattggcCGAAAAATTACTATGGAAGTTgtattattctttataaactaaacttttttaaaaaaacttttttcgaTAAATGGTTATTTGCATCTTAGTGAGATCGATCACTTCTAAAAATGTCAGTTACAAAGGACACAGGACACAATGACTCAATATAGAACTTCCATAAACATCGGGTTCAAGTACTGTTCAAGCCATACCAAAATATTACGGCACATTATACCAATTCGGCGATGTAATACTGGTGTAATGCTATTTTCATATGAAtctttgaacaaaaatttggtGTAATATATTCACCATTACGCCGCGTATTATAAGATTcgaatattcaaaaatttttgaaatgtaAATTTGAATATGATTCAAATCTCACATGATATTCGAATCTCAACCGGATATTCGAATCTCGTGtgataaaatatctttaaacaataaattaataatttaacggAAATATCTATTAGAAGTAAGAAACTGTTAcacttatttgtaataaatttcctGATCACATTCGAATCTATAGTTGATTTATCCCCTGCCATTTACACAATAGTAAGTGTTTTATAGTATATTgtgaataaatataatatatttattgttgaattttatttttgttcgcttggttttttttttcattttaaaagattttaaaaaaaatgattaaattttaaaaagcttCGGAAATCGGAACTATTATCATTACACTTATTACACTTGAAATAATATTGAGATTacgaataaattaaaagaaagtttttctcatttggaaaatgcaaatctttctgaattactcaaattttcaaatccgTCTATTATAGTTTAATCAAATAGTTCATTTTTACTGTAAATACATTTGCATAACCGTGTGGTGCCGATCAGGGGATAATATGCCATTTCACGTTCGGCATTTTAACATATGCCCTAAATAATTCCATAATAAAATGCCGTAAGCTGTAATGCCGTAAATTTTTATCGCTTACGGACCGTTTTCTGACAGGACTGGCCGTTTGATCACGTGTTCGTGCATAACTCTGCATATCTTTGGCCAAACCTGTCGGGCAAATGTCCTGTCAGGAAATCATCTGTCAGGAAATCGTGCCATAAccataatttcaaatttatatatcgtaattaaaaaagaaattaaaaaaaaaaatctttttttttaggaacggTTAGCAGAAATCGTGCCGTAAccttttcaaatttatataccGTAAATAGGCTtgcataatttaattaaaaaagaaattaaaaaaaatttcttttttttttggcggATTTTCTGAGTTTTCtttgacatttatttttaagaagcGACATTAacttcgtttctttttttcgtttttttcattttggtataataaaaaattttttatagatagtagtattagaaaaaataacaacaatTTAAGATTGTAttgtaatgaattatttaatatgacTAATCATAAAATGAACaatgaataaatgaattattctttatttactatttattttatttgctaattaatgtttatttatttactaattataatgtttatttttacaaaatatacatactacatttactaatttactaatttagtCCCAATTCCTCATCAAGTATTGCTTCAAAATCAACATCTGAATTCTCATAATCTACAAGTTCGTCAGGTTGTTTATCAATTTGTTCTCTAAAATCATCTTTCATAATATCTGTCATAAGCAAATCATTATTAGTATCATCCTCAATAATTCTATCATTTGAATTTCTtcctcatcatcatcttcaattATTTATCGTGGCTGTAGTTATTTCTCGCAATGCAGTTTTTCACTCAAATTATTGCTAGAAAATTGTAGCTCTACAATGACAAAAGTATATTGATTTTCACTTTACCATGAGGGAGGATCGTAAAATGAAACTcgatattagtaataatttttatatatctgaGAACTTAGATGCCATCTGAAAAATTCCTTTTGACCCATTAACCGGCAGAATTGTCAATACTTTGGTTTTGGTACGAAATCTCGAAAAATCATTTGAACGATATCGAGTTTGGATTGTCGAGATTTTGTTGTCGATCTTGTGTTAGTCGTACAAAGTGATTGTCGAGATTTTGATAGTCCGATAAGGTACACCCTAATGTTACaccaaattcttttttataaatagcccccgattttttggtatttggtattattatgTTATACGTGCATGTCATTCGATTATTCGAATGAGCTTAAACGAATTCAAATGACCCTAGTTTTActataaaactaaaattagattaaataataataatcttaaattCCGGCCAACATAACTGTGCCAAATCTGCGCACGAAAATTCAGTCATAACgtagaatttatatttttttctgggTTTCAATCGGTGGTATATCTGCAAACGCGAAAATCGAGAGTTAAAAACAAGGGTCAAAAAATCAACCTTTcagtaaaatatcaaataaagacctttctttatattttgtatattttttatattctcaGGTGGGAAGATTTCAGTTTGTACTTATGAACCGTTCAATTGATTCATAtcgtatttatattaaatcgGCAAATACCGGTTGATatatgataatgatgaagCATGATGAGTAACGAAATGTTCTAGATACTTCGAAAAATATTATCAGGGGTTATATTTTTGTGTGGTATAATGGTTATGATTGGGGTTCCGGTCCTCGCTGAGTCGGTTATCTTCGTTAATTACGTAAATACGACAAAGTATCGGCGCCAAAATGTTTGGACCTTTGAAGTTGAAGGTGGCGCAGGAATGAGCATTTCAATTCTAAAGGAAGTAAATTTATGAGAAAAATAAGAAcgatttcaaaaattttgatgcACCTATGGAAGGTGGATATTCCTGGCGATACAAACGACGTTAAACTGAAAACACTTCCCGTTATATGGATAAggaaaatattactataaaagaaCTCGGAGGTGAAAAGTTGACTCCAATTAGTGATTTTGGCGACATCTCTATGTGTGACTCCAAGAACATCTGTGTCATCGTACAACCGCCACCGTTCTCCACTGGTAAGTATctcctaatttttttacttctcGAAAAAAGATGATTTCACTTTTCTGTTTTCTATATAATGTATTGATCACCTTTGTCTCTGTTTGCTTTGTACTGGATCACAGATATATATTGTATCATCACAGACCTTTGTTATCTGCCTTGACAAGGTACATATGTGTAAGCTGGTATTTTTAATCGCgatcttatatatttttaacctAAACTTCTTTAGATGGTCTTGGTGGTACATCGCTATATAAGTCACTATATAAATATGAGCAGAATGCTTATAACATTGAGGGTATCTCTCTTACTGACCCGACATCAACCAAAGATCTGATTTTGTGTCTTGTCTGGCCAAAACACTTGAGCAAAAGAGGGTGGTTCTTGTCCAGGCATTCATTAGCCCAATTATTGGagaattacttaataattaactCATCAAGACTACTCAGAGTAATAAGAGTTTCATTGCTATGGGGATCTTTTGTGGGAAAGAGATGCgaatatgatacattttaTGAAGATTGTTGGTGTAGAATGGTATGAATGGGTAGGACAGTGTCAAAAAGTTCcatctattttaatattagacGAAACTCAGACGATCTATGAGGATGTGAATAAAGCTGATGAAAGTATGAAGGGTACAGGAACTGCAGTTGAATTCTGGGGTGTCATTAAATGTGCCTTCAAGGGTCAAATCTTAGTGTCATTATGTTTGCTTCATATGGAACTGGTAACAATTCTGTAGAACTAGCGGGCTCCTGTCTCTATACCATTTTGGAATAACATGGGGTCTTACAGAAATCAGATTTACTCATGAAGAGCTAGAAGCATATGTTAAGGATTGTTGTGGCAAGAACTTCGGTGATGACTACATTATCTCACAATTTATTAGGTATATCAAATATGCAACAGTTGGACATGTTGGTTTAGTTCGTCACATATTGCAACATACAAAGGATGCAATGCAGTAATAAAAGTTTGACTTGGAAAGAAATCTATATGTATCTTAATTCAGAAGATTTCAGCGAGACTGTTGATGATTGCCGTGCCGCACCCAACTCAGATTTCTTTCCAATGAGCAAATGAAAATATGGCAATATGTTTgcttaaaaaggaaaattggatttacagattctgatgatgataaatatttaatcagatCTGGGGTTCTTGTTAtcgatgataataataataattatcgaAGAGGAACCGAGCATTAGGAAATGTTCATTTTCTATCATGTGATGTGGGTTCATATTATGGAATTGAGGGATATATAGATTTTTACATAGAAGGATTAGAATGGGCAATAGAGAGTTCTTAAGAGAAGGTTTGGATATGGAAGAACATAATAGaagatttgataaaattattggtgAATACAAAGAGATTGTAAAGGTTACTAAAGAAACAACGATTATTGATATTCGAAGTGAATCAAAAGAAGTTCGAAAACTCAAGAAGGGATTTGTACATGTATAATActctaaaaattatgattcatATATGATAGAATGCCTCAAAATCGGTAACAGATATTTGTGAAAATTAGGTTAGCGAtgttatttacatatttttttgtttaaaaatgcGAAGGcatagtttaaaataaataaaagtataaaacttattattatgaagttaagtattttattttcgaATGTATGCTAACACagcaaaaaattaatcttaaaaTTCGAAATAAAGATCTTTATTCATAAAGAAATACATGGCTAAGTAAAATAATGGAGAAGTGAGGTAATTTACCGAGACCTAACGCAGTTGTGAAAATCACCAGTGGTGACAATCACAACatattgatattatataaattaaaaatttataactgCATTATTTACGTATaatctttatattctttttttatgtatgATAATTCTTATCGTAGCAGCAGAAAGGATAATAGACCACGagaatataattatcaatttccaAGTAGGAGTATAAGgcaatacaatatttttggaattgaAGGTATTTGTTGTATAGTGAGTATCTAAATAAATGTAGaaagaatatattgaaaaCGAGATCGCGGTTGATACTAAGAATgctatatttctttttattaaaaataataaaaaaaaagttcattaatataataaatcatgtaaaaagatatttttataaatacatacccgataatgttattaataagTACATAACTAGCAATAAT encodes the following:
- a CDS encoding uncharacterized protein (SECRETED:cutsite_VNA-LP; SECRETED:prob_0.8359); SECRETED:SignalP(1-17), which produces MKFSGILLLVALSMVNALPHSGYPIAESYPIASYPIAERFEGNPKDLNNPAAESYPIAERFEGNPKDLNNPAAESYPIAKRSEGNSKDLNNPAAESYPIAERSEGNLKDLNNPTAESYPIAERSEGNPKDLNNPTAKSYPIAERSEGNPKDLNNPTIESYLIAERSEGNPKDLNNPTAELYPIAKRFEGNPKDLNNPTAESYPIAS